A single window of Magnetococcus marinus MC-1 DNA harbors:
- the pseB gene encoding UDP-N-acetylglucosamine 4,6-dehydratase (inverting), whose amino-acid sequence MPNPIIRPFDHDIDLNGQSILVTGGTGSFGRHFIKHVLQHFKPKRLIIYSRDELKQYEMQTDPAFMGHKCLRFFIGDVRDRARLESALREVDYVIHAAALKQVPTAEYNPMECIHTNVMGAENVVQASLANGIKRVIALSTDKAANPINLYGASKLASDKIFVAANHLSGSIGTRFSVVRYGNVVGSRGSVVPLFQRLVAEGVTELPITDIRMTRFWITLEQGVNFVLSSLAIMRGGEVFIPKIPSMRVVDLATALAPNTPHKVVGIRPGEKLHEVMITEDDARNTVDLDDRYVIEPTVVEWSRRSFLLDDGKPVDEAFSYTSDSNTEWLDRENLFTMLAQSGK is encoded by the coding sequence ATGCCAAATCCCATCATTCGCCCCTTTGACCATGATATTGATCTTAACGGCCAATCCATCTTGGTCACGGGCGGCACCGGCTCCTTTGGGCGCCATTTTATCAAGCATGTGTTGCAACACTTCAAACCCAAGCGCTTGATCATCTACTCCCGCGATGAGCTCAAGCAGTATGAGATGCAAACCGATCCCGCCTTTATGGGCCATAAATGCCTGCGCTTTTTTATTGGCGATGTGCGGGATCGTGCCCGTCTGGAAAGCGCCCTGCGCGAAGTGGATTATGTTATCCACGCCGCCGCCCTTAAACAGGTGCCCACCGCCGAATATAACCCCATGGAGTGCATCCATACCAATGTCATGGGGGCAGAAAATGTGGTGCAAGCCTCGTTAGCCAACGGCATCAAGCGGGTTATTGCACTCTCCACCGACAAGGCCGCCAACCCCATCAATCTGTATGGGGCCAGCAAACTCGCCTCGGACAAAATTTTTGTGGCCGCCAACCATTTGAGTGGCAGCATTGGCACCCGTTTTTCGGTGGTGCGCTATGGCAACGTGGTGGGTTCCCGTGGTTCGGTGGTGCCGCTGTTTCAGCGGTTGGTGGCGGAGGGCGTGACCGAACTGCCCATTACCGACATCCGCATGACCCGCTTCTGGATCACCCTGGAGCAGGGGGTTAATTTTGTGCTCTCCAGTCTGGCCATCATGCGCGGGGGTGAGGTGTTCATCCCCAAAATCCCCAGCATGCGGGTGGTGGATTTGGCCACCGCCTTAGCCCCCAACACCCCCCACAAGGTGGTGGGCATTCGCCCTGGCGAAAAGCTGCATGAGGTGATGATTACCGAAGATGATGCCCGTAACACCGTGGACCTCGATGATCGCTATGTTATCGAACCCACCGTAGTCGAGTGGTCCCGCCGCTCTTTTCTACTGGATGACGGGAAGCCGGTGGATGAAGCCTTTAGCTATACCAGCGATAGCAACACAGAGTGGCTCGACCGTGAAAATCTCTTCACCATGTTGGCACAGAGCGGCAAATGA
- a CDS encoding HAD family hydrolase — translation MAQPALCLDLDGTLADSLPVMRAIYGAFLAHFGVQGCETEFQRLNGPPLREICAILQQTYGLPGSVEALQQRYSDLLKEAPQQILAADGAEQVLQRANQAGWQVWVVTSSSRSHALAWLQQVGLSGWIAGVVGGDDVQHGKPHAEPYLRALALSGAVPQHCLAVEDSVQGATAALAAGVKTLLLAKQIPASLEGMDGKLSLIPHFAALLDEGVLALPQG, via the coding sequence ATGGCACAACCGGCGCTCTGCTTGGACTTGGATGGTACACTGGCCGACAGTCTGCCAGTTATGCGTGCTATCTATGGGGCTTTTTTGGCCCACTTTGGGGTGCAGGGTTGTGAGACGGAGTTTCAACGCCTCAATGGTCCACCCTTGCGGGAAATCTGCGCCATACTGCAACAGACCTATGGACTGCCCGGATCGGTAGAAGCGCTGCAACAGCGCTATAGCGACCTGTTAAAAGAGGCTCCACAACAGATTTTAGCCGCCGACGGTGCGGAGCAGGTGTTGCAGCGGGCCAACCAAGCGGGCTGGCAGGTGTGGGTGGTGACTTCCAGCAGTCGGTCGCACGCTTTGGCGTGGTTGCAACAGGTCGGCCTGAGCGGTTGGATTGCGGGGGTGGTGGGGGGGGATGATGTCCAGCATGGCAAACCCCATGCGGAACCCTATCTGCGGGCGTTGGCCCTGAGCGGGGCGGTGCCCCAACACTGTTTGGCGGTGGAAGATAGTGTGCAGGGGGCAACGGCGGCCCTGGCTGCGGGGGTGAAAACCTTATTGTTGGCCAAGCAAATCCCTGCATCCCTGGAGGGGATGGATGGTAAGCTGAGCCTTATTCCCCATTTTGCTGCATTGCTTGACGAGGGTGTGTTGGCCCTACCCCAAGGCTAA
- a CDS encoding GNAT family N-acetyltransferase: MQTLTPQQVFSVEIVREVNSFVQITHSVVAQQPWQHNATAYYNNQPVWVALAWQYMEQARGSRPFIVLVRDGAGQIAGWWPLLLSKRSLGWRLQGFGQEYSDYVAPYIHTPYLAVQPAIQSALAAALCEHRAAFSMAFFPSLLWQGGVESLLRDRCGWQHQRTSLNLYLHWQAEEGLDALMERLHSNKYRKLLRYEQRRLESMGDLRCESITTQAPLEEAERFFRANYSHGAEQAKVDLWFAYIRATLGGQSRLSLLSLDGEIINMILWFPRGGQVDFFSTVYAQKLAKLSPGKTHLYLFIAQLFNQGEGGMLNFLSGDEPYKQRWATGHFESYRLFLHHFRTPTAAMLALKPLLKRLF; this comes from the coding sequence ATGCAGACCCTAACCCCCCAACAGGTTTTTAGCGTGGAGATCGTGCGCGAGGTAAATAGCTTTGTGCAGATTACCCATAGCGTGGTCGCGCAGCAGCCTTGGCAGCACAATGCCACAGCCTATTATAACAACCAACCGGTATGGGTTGCGCTGGCTTGGCAATATATGGAACAAGCGCGGGGTTCCCGCCCCTTTATCGTGCTGGTGCGCGATGGGGCGGGTCAGATCGCCGGTTGGTGGCCCTTGCTGTTGAGTAAACGCTCCCTGGGGTGGCGTTTACAAGGGTTTGGTCAAGAGTATTCGGATTATGTGGCCCCCTATATTCATACCCCTTACCTAGCAGTACAACCCGCAATCCAGAGCGCCCTGGCTGCGGCGCTGTGCGAACACCGCGCCGCCTTTAGCATGGCCTTTTTTCCATCATTGCTGTGGCAGGGTGGGGTAGAGAGTCTGCTGCGTGATCGCTGTGGCTGGCAGCACCAGCGGACATCCCTTAACCTCTATCTGCACTGGCAGGCCGAGGAGGGTTTGGATGCGCTCATGGAGCGCCTGCACTCCAACAAATACCGTAAATTGCTGCGTTATGAGCAGCGCCGCTTGGAAAGCATGGGGGATTTGCGTTGCGAAAGCATTACCACACAAGCGCCCCTGGAAGAGGCCGAACGCTTTTTCCGGGCCAACTATAGCCACGGGGCGGAGCAGGCGAAGGTGGATCTTTGGTTTGCTTATATTAGGGCGACATTGGGGGGGCAGAGCCGCCTCTCGCTGCTTAGCTTGGATGGCGAGATTATCAACATGATCCTCTGGTTTCCACGGGGTGGGCAGGTGGACTTTTTTAGTACCGTCTATGCGCAAAAGCTGGCCAAATTGAGCCCAGGTAAAACCCATCTCTACCTCTTTATCGCCCAACTCTTCAATCAGGGTGAGGGGGGTATGCTTAACTTTCTCTCTGGGGACGAACCCTACAAACAGCGCTGGGCGACCGGACATTTTGAGAGCTATCGGCTGTTTTTGCACCATTTTCGCACCCCGACGGCGGCTATGCTGGCATTAAAGCCGCTGCTTAAACGGCTGTTTTAA
- a CDS encoding GNAT family N-acetyltransferase, whose product MQRAVPTTDAISFEVSLPVESHGQLVMAWRNDATTLAASYHQAPKQWAHFWPEYRDRYFDETVSPLFALWQGQRVAFLRFTHTPQHPLGLGGRCVDISINVAPQWRGQGLAVPILRAASRHLKGLGIDSVVAEVRANNGVSARVFEKAGYRFLGESSKTVADTGERVAIFRFVEDLTSPFWRQQGVYIIAEAGSNWRMGHPARDLAMGKALIDAAVVSGADAVKFQTYRPEKVYVANAGQSNYLAESGIKQDIRDIFADLAMPYSMIEDLAGYCKKAGIQFLSTGFSVEDFQAIDPWVPLHKIASYEISHLRLLDLAANSGKPLLLSTGASRAEDIAWAVERYHSQGGRDLCLLQCTAKYPAPLATVNSAVLPWLQRRYGVSVGLSDHSRDPITAPVAAVAQGARCIEKHYTLHNALPGPDHSFAITADELTQMVRRIREAEEVRGDGIKQVQPQEQELAAFARRGVQALQDIAPGEALLEGHNIAILRPGQQPLGVHPRLLEQMQGRIAQRAIPAGQGVQLGDWG is encoded by the coding sequence GTGCAGAGAGCCGTTCCGACAACCGACGCTATTTCGTTTGAGGTTTCACTGCCTGTGGAGAGCCATGGGCAGTTGGTCATGGCTTGGCGGAACGATGCCACCACTTTGGCGGCCTCCTATCACCAAGCGCCCAAGCAGTGGGCGCACTTTTGGCCCGAATATCGGGATCGCTATTTTGATGAAACGGTCTCCCCGCTGTTTGCGCTGTGGCAGGGGCAGCGGGTGGCTTTTTTGCGCTTTACCCACACCCCGCAGCACCCGTTGGGTCTAGGTGGGCGTTGTGTGGATATCTCGATCAATGTAGCGCCCCAGTGGCGTGGGCAGGGGTTGGCGGTGCCCATTCTGCGGGCGGCCTCGCGCCATCTTAAAGGGTTGGGCATCGACAGCGTGGTGGCCGAGGTGCGAGCCAACAATGGGGTCTCGGCACGGGTCTTTGAAAAAGCAGGTTATCGTTTTTTGGGGGAGAGCAGCAAAACCGTCGCCGATACCGGAGAGCGGGTCGCCATCTTTCGCTTTGTGGAGGATTTAACCAGCCCATTTTGGCGGCAGCAGGGGGTTTATATTATTGCCGAGGCCGGTTCCAATTGGCGTATGGGGCATCCAGCGCGGGATCTGGCCATGGGTAAGGCGCTTATTGATGCCGCCGTGGTCAGCGGGGCCGATGCCGTTAAATTTCAAACCTATCGCCCAGAAAAGGTCTATGTGGCCAACGCGGGTCAATCCAACTACTTGGCCGAGTCGGGCATTAAACAGGATATTCGCGATATTTTTGCCGATCTGGCCATGCCCTATAGCATGATAGAGGATCTGGCCGGGTATTGTAAAAAAGCGGGCATTCAATTTCTCTCAACCGGTTTTTCTGTTGAGGATTTTCAAGCGATTGACCCCTGGGTGCCCCTGCATAAAATCGCTTCGTACGAAATCAGCCATCTGCGGCTGTTGGATCTGGCGGCCAACTCTGGCAAGCCCCTATTGCTCTCTACGGGGGCCTCTCGTGCAGAGGATATTGCCTGGGCGGTGGAACGCTACCATAGCCAGGGGGGGCGTGATCTTTGTCTGCTGCAATGTACCGCAAAATATCCGGCCCCCTTGGCCACGGTTAACAGTGCGGTGCTGCCTTGGTTACAGCGGCGTTATGGGGTCAGTGTGGGGCTCTCCGATCATAGCCGCGACCCCATCACCGCCCCGGTGGCGGCGGTGGCCCAGGGGGCGCGTTGTATTGAAAAACACTATACCCTGCACAATGCCCTGCCGGGTCCCGATCATAGTTTTGCCATTACCGCAGACGAGTTAACCCAGATGGTGCGTCGCATTCGTGAGGCCGAAGAGGTGCGGGGGGATGGCATTAAACAGGTGCAACCTCAGGAGCAGGAGCTGGCCGCCTTTGCCCGACGCGGGGTGCAGGCCTTGCAGGATATCGCCCCAGGAGAAGCCCTGTTAGAGGGGCATAATATCGCCATTTTGCGCCCAGGACAGCAGCCGCTGGGGGTGCATCCCCGGCTATTGGAGCAGATGCAGGGCCGGATTGCCCAGCGTGCCATCCCAGCAGGGCAGGGCGTGCAGCTCGGGGATTGGGGGTAA
- the pseC gene encoding UDP-4-amino-4,6-dideoxy-N-acetyl-beta-L-altrosamine transaminase → MNPERPFLPYGRQTIEADDVEAVSQVLLGDWLTGGPSVTAFEQALAAQVEAPHAVACANGTAALHLAMLALGIGPGDAVIVPTLTFLATANAARFVGAEVIFADVDPHTGLLGDATFAQALQRAGERPVRAVIPVHLNGQLCPELAQIAQRAKALGIAVVEDACHALGSRHHGPQGYLAGACRHSEMTVFSFHPVKTIAMGEGGAITTHNPQLAERLQSYRNHGMSRDPEHFTQPHEARDAQGELNPWYYEMTEPGFNYRASDLHCALGLSQLHKLGRFVAARQQLATLYHHKLAALAPILTPIPMVEGADPALHLFAVWIDFEQLGMSRGALMQALKAKGIGTQVHYLPVHRQPYYRRLGSIDLPGADAYYQGCLSLPFYPSLQEGDLDRVVQALAELWP, encoded by the coding sequence ATGAACCCAGAGCGCCCCTTTCTTCCTTACGGTCGGCAAACCATTGAGGCGGATGATGTTGAAGCCGTAAGCCAAGTGCTTCTCGGGGATTGGCTCACCGGTGGTCCCAGCGTGACCGCTTTTGAGCAAGCCCTCGCCGCGCAGGTTGAAGCCCCCCATGCCGTGGCGTGTGCCAATGGCACGGCTGCCCTCCATTTGGCCATGCTGGCCCTAGGCATTGGCCCGGGGGATGCGGTGATTGTGCCCACCCTCACCTTTTTAGCCACCGCCAATGCCGCACGTTTTGTCGGGGCCGAGGTGATTTTTGCGGATGTGGATCCCCATACGGGTTTGCTGGGGGATGCCACCTTTGCCCAAGCGCTTCAACGGGCAGGGGAGCGCCCGGTACGGGCGGTTATACCGGTCCACCTTAACGGCCAACTCTGCCCAGAGTTGGCGCAGATCGCCCAACGGGCCAAAGCCCTTGGCATTGCGGTGGTCGAGGATGCCTGTCACGCCCTGGGCAGTCGTCACCATGGGCCACAGGGCTATCTGGCGGGGGCGTGCCGCCATTCGGAGATGACGGTTTTCTCGTTTCATCCCGTTAAAACCATTGCCATGGGTGAAGGGGGGGCCATCACCACCCACAACCCACAACTGGCGGAGCGGCTGCAATCCTACCGCAACCATGGCATGAGCCGAGATCCAGAGCACTTTACCCAACCCCATGAAGCGCGGGATGCCCAAGGTGAGCTCAACCCTTGGTACTATGAAATGACGGAACCCGGCTTTAACTACCGAGCCAGTGACCTGCATTGCGCCTTGGGGTTAAGCCAACTGCACAAGCTTGGGCGTTTTGTCGCCGCCCGTCAGCAACTGGCCACCCTCTACCACCATAAATTGGCGGCGCTGGCCCCCATCCTCACCCCGATTCCAATGGTTGAGGGGGCAGATCCCGCTCTGCACCTGTTTGCGGTGTGGATTGATTTTGAGCAATTGGGTATGAGCCGTGGGGCGCTCATGCAAGCCCTTAAAGCCAAGGGCATTGGCACCCAGGTTCACTATCTGCCGGTGCATCGTCAACCCTATTATCGGCGGTTGGGCAGCATTGACCTGCCCGGTGCGGATGCCTATTACCAGGGCTGCCTCTCTCTACCCTTCTACCCCAGCTTGCAGGAGGGCGACCTAGATCGGGTGGTGCAAGCGTTGGCGGAACTCTGGCCCTGA
- a CDS encoding NUDIX hydrolase yields the protein MAPSFTTTSFSKPPALVLGPDYCCPPALQQPVDALWAEQKQQRGERLTDGTLYHLAEIAPHQLILQSTRYRYYVARLERPHWVEEGLTIQPLAVTGLLSCADGIVLGQRGGQVITNPGYWELSPAGGLNQADPIAVLYEELHEELGLSPAMCDEPQLIGLLGNPDNGVHDLLYRLHTPLPGQAIRTHQQQQGSDEYGALRILAPTDLPRFLQQNRQQLVPELLPMLQLAKLLPGDFVL from the coding sequence ATGGCCCCAAGCTTTACCACCACCTCTTTTAGCAAGCCCCCGGCGCTGGTGCTGGGGCCTGACTATTGTTGCCCCCCCGCCCTGCAACAACCGGTGGATGCCCTATGGGCAGAGCAAAAGCAGCAACGGGGCGAGCGCCTAACCGATGGCACCCTCTACCATCTGGCGGAAATCGCTCCGCATCAGCTTATTCTGCAAAGCACCCGCTACCGCTACTATGTCGCCCGCTTAGAGCGGCCCCACTGGGTTGAAGAGGGACTCACCATCCAGCCTCTCGCGGTGACGGGTCTGCTGAGCTGCGCCGATGGGATTGTGTTGGGGCAGCGCGGCGGGCAGGTTATCACCAATCCCGGCTACTGGGAGCTCTCCCCGGCGGGCGGTCTGAACCAAGCCGACCCCATCGCGGTCCTCTACGAGGAGCTGCACGAAGAGTTGGGTTTATCCCCCGCCATGTGTGATGAACCGCAATTGATCGGCCTGTTGGGCAATCCAGACAACGGCGTGCATGACCTGCTCTATCGGCTGCACACCCCCCTGCCTGGGCAGGCCATTCGCACCCATCAACAGCAACAGGGCAGTGATGAATATGGGGCATTGCGGATTCTTGCCCCCACCGATTTACCCCGCTTTCTCCAACAAAACCGGCAACAACTGGTACCCGAACTGCTGCCCATGCTCCAATTGGCGAAGCTGCTACCAGGGGACTTTGTGCTTTAA
- a CDS encoding lysylphosphatidylglycerol synthase transmembrane domain-containing protein produces MQKLFFMMVKIAVASGAILWLVREDKLDLAAMPVLMHTPFILLLAVLLTLLAFMVASLRWWLLLRIKQINMGFGAVVQIVFITNFFTTFMPGGILSADLIRLGYTFKSAPEKRTEGAISVFTDRFVALFSIFCMGTVVGLFQQESLLREPVLRGLWGVSASSITIAPIVLVVLYRLARRVPFFQRIVQGELQGPLYEIIKRMVLAVRIYRQNIGTLITVLLLSMVMHVLIIGTFILFARVMVPLAPLQPLDYMFAAPWAWIASLLPVSPGGLGVGEAAFDQVCRMLDGGGAVFGYASLYLAFRILSALCSLPGAVIYLIYRSRVQAVMQEKMPA; encoded by the coding sequence ATGCAAAAGCTGTTTTTTATGATGGTTAAGATCGCCGTCGCCAGTGGCGCTATCCTATGGTTGGTACGGGAGGATAAGCTGGATCTGGCGGCCATGCCGGTGCTGATGCATACCCCCTTTATCCTGCTGCTGGCGGTGCTGTTGACCCTGTTGGCCTTTATGGTGGCCTCGCTGCGGTGGTGGCTGTTGCTGCGGATTAAACAGATCAATATGGGCTTTGGCGCGGTGGTGCAGATTGTCTTTATTACCAATTTTTTTACCACCTTTATGCCCGGTGGTATCCTGAGTGCGGATCTGATTCGTCTGGGTTACACCTTTAAAAGTGCCCCAGAAAAACGTACCGAAGGTGCGATTTCAGTCTTTACAGACCGGTTTGTGGCGCTGTTTTCCATCTTTTGCATGGGCACCGTGGTCGGGCTTTTTCAGCAGGAGAGCCTGCTACGTGAACCGGTCTTGCGCGGTCTGTGGGGGGTGAGTGCCAGCTCCATCACAATTGCCCCGATAGTGCTGGTGGTGCTCTATCGACTGGCTCGACGGGTCCCCTTTTTCCAGCGTATTGTGCAGGGTGAGCTGCAAGGGCCACTCTATGAGATCATTAAACGCATGGTGTTGGCGGTGCGCATCTACCGGCAAAATATCGGCACCTTGATAACCGTGCTGCTGCTCTCTATGGTGATGCATGTTTTGATTATAGGGACCTTTATTTTATTTGCTCGGGTGATGGTGCCCCTCGCCCCCTTGCAGCCTCTGGACTATATGTTTGCCGCCCCTTGGGCATGGATCGCCTCGTTGCTGCCGGTCTCTCCTGGTGGTTTGGGGGTAGGGGAGGCGGCCTTTGACCAAGTTTGCCGTATGTTGGATGGTGGTGGGGCGGTGTTTGGTTACGCCTCGCTCTATCTGGCCTTTCGGATTTTGAGCGCACTCTGTTCACTGCCCGGCGCCGTCATTTATTTGATCTATCGCAGCCGGGTGCAAGCGGTTATGCAGGAAAAGATGCCGGCTTGA
- a CDS encoding PIG-L deacetylase family protein, with the protein MARLKTLLFTRKRYRFFIKDWLALEDLQSAADAVATLRFKRNLKPIQLDGLPGQRLVVIAPHPDDEMIGPGGSLLLAKARGAEILVVYLSSGSADACAIREAEAQQVAAQVGFQCHFMGWLADAIPAHAQAAQQLAAVINGFAPQRLLTTFVLDDHDDHRRANELLMVAHEEGLLSPTLDLWAYQIYTAIISNIVIDITAQSAQKRAAIALYHSQMQQRDWGHFALGMNAWNSRFIATAGQPAYVESFFNLPLGEYVQLCRRYLRDPCKVYQNPRYF; encoded by the coding sequence ATGGCGCGTCTCAAAACGCTGCTGTTTACCCGCAAACGTTACCGTTTTTTCATCAAGGATTGGTTGGCGCTGGAGGATCTGCAAAGCGCCGCCGATGCGGTGGCAACCTTGCGCTTTAAACGCAACCTGAAACCGATCCAGTTGGATGGATTGCCAGGCCAGCGCTTGGTGGTGATCGCCCCCCATCCCGATGATGAGATGATCGGCCCTGGTGGTTCCCTATTGCTGGCCAAGGCGCGGGGGGCTGAGATTTTGGTGGTCTATCTAAGCTCAGGCTCTGCCGATGCGTGCGCCATCCGCGAGGCCGAAGCCCAACAGGTGGCGGCACAGGTGGGTTTTCAGTGTCACTTTATGGGCTGGCTGGCGGATGCCATTCCCGCCCATGCCCAAGCGGCGCAGCAGTTGGCGGCGGTGATTAATGGCTTTGCGCCGCAACGGCTGCTAACCACCTTTGTGCTGGATGATCATGATGACCACCGGCGTGCCAATGAACTACTGATGGTGGCCCATGAAGAGGGTCTGCTAAGTCCCACCCTCGACCTGTGGGCCTACCAGATCTATACCGCCATTATAAGCAATATCGTCATTGACATTACCGCACAATCTGCCCAAAAGCGGGCGGCGATTGCGCTCTACCACTCCCAAATGCAGCAGCGGGATTGGGGGCACTTCGCGTTGGGGATGAACGCCTGGAACAGTCGTTTTATCGCCACTGCTGGCCAACCGGCCTATGTGGAGAGCTTTTTTAATCTGCCCCTGGGGGAGTATGTGCAGCTTTGCCGACGCTATCTGCGTGATCCTTGTAAAGTCTATCAAAATCCTCGCTATTTTTAA